In the genome of Pseudomonas putida, one region contains:
- a CDS encoding AI-2E family transporter, whose translation MTFTPRQITLASWIIVFAGLLLALPMKLLPSLLAGLLVFELVNMLTPRLQPVIAGQRARWLAVALLGTLVVSTLTLLIAGAFSFLLHEAENPGASLDKFMALVERARSQLPPFIEGYLPASAAEFKVAIGDWLKSHLGELQLVGKGMAHMFVTLLIGMILGAIVALQRIPDISRRKPLAAALFERLSLLVQAFRNIVFAQIKISLLNTVFTGIFLAVVLPLFGVHLPLTKTLIVLTFLLGLLPVIGNLMSNTLITIVGLSLSIWVAVAALCYLIIIHKVEYFLNARIVGGQISAKSWELLLAMLVFEAAFGLPGVVAGPIYYAYLKSELKRAELV comes from the coding sequence ATGACCTTCACCCCTCGCCAGATCACCCTGGCCAGCTGGATCATCGTGTTTGCCGGGCTTCTGCTGGCGCTGCCCATGAAATTGTTGCCCAGCCTGCTGGCAGGCTTGCTGGTGTTCGAGTTGGTCAACATGCTCACGCCGCGCCTGCAGCCGGTGATCGCCGGGCAACGCGCGCGCTGGTTGGCCGTGGCACTGCTGGGCACCCTGGTGGTCAGCACCTTGACGCTGCTGATCGCCGGTGCCTTCAGCTTCCTGCTGCACGAGGCTGAAAACCCCGGCGCCTCGCTGGACAAGTTCATGGCCTTGGTGGAGCGCGCCCGCAGCCAGCTACCGCCGTTCATCGAAGGTTACCTGCCGGCCAGTGCCGCCGAGTTCAAGGTAGCCATCGGCGACTGGCTCAAGAGCCACCTGGGCGAGCTGCAACTGGTGGGCAAGGGCATGGCGCACATGTTCGTCACCTTGCTGATCGGCATGATCCTCGGCGCCATCGTGGCCTTGCAGCGCATCCCTGACATCTCCCGACGCAAACCCCTGGCTGCGGCGCTGTTCGAGCGCCTGAGCCTGCTGGTGCAGGCGTTTCGCAACATCGTCTTTGCGCAGATCAAGATTTCCCTGCTCAACACCGTCTTCACCGGCATCTTCCTGGCCGTGGTGCTGCCGCTGTTCGGGGTGCATCTGCCGCTGACCAAGACCCTGATCGTGCTGACCTTCCTGCTGGGGCTGCTGCCGGTGATCGGCAACCTGATGTCCAACACCCTGATCACCATCGTGGGGCTTTCGTTGTCGATCTGGGTGGCGGTGGCGGCGTTGTGCTACCTGATCATCATCCACAAGGTCGAGTACTTCCTAAATGCGCGGATCGTGGGCGGGCAGATCAGTGCCAAGTCCTGGGAGTTGCTGCTGGCGATGCTGGTGTTCGAGGCAGCGTTCGGCTTGCCAGGCGTCGTGGCGGGGCCGATCTACTACGCGTACCTGAAGAGTGAGCTCAAGCGGGCGGAACTGGTCTGA
- a CDS encoding PsiF family protein: protein MKMLHVPLLVLGVLISAQSFAATAQQEKMTTCNAQASEKALKGDERKAFMSTCLKAKPATQQEKMKTCNADASAKALKGDERKAFMSDCLKKK from the coding sequence ATGAAGATGCTGCACGTGCCTTTATTGGTGTTGGGCGTGTTGATCAGTGCCCAGAGCTTCGCAGCCACCGCACAACAGGAGAAGATGACCACCTGCAATGCCCAAGCCTCGGAGAAGGCCCTCAAGGGCGACGAGCGCAAGGCCTTCATGAGTACTTGTCTCAAGGCCAAGCCCGCCACCCAGCAGGAAAAAATGAAAACCTGCAACGCCGATGCCAGCGCCAAGGCGCTGAAAGGGGATGAGCGCAAAGCCTTCATGAGCGATTGCCTGAAGAAGAAATGA
- a CDS encoding AraC family transcriptional regulator has translation MARKYLDIPAFEQLPAPVYFRYDEFGADTHSAAHRHTWGQLNYASHGVMHLDVDGQRFVSPPHYAVWVPPGTEHGCYNPQAIVYRSVYLASELCQDLPRQACTLVISDILKAILGDFAARDLTVAQDERDLRLVQVLLDQLHLAPTQACYLPFARGEGLRQVLEALQAEPGDNRPLADWAALVHVSERTLARQFLRELGISFGEWRLRLRFLRAIEALEAGLSIQAIAFDLGYSSASAFIAMFQRQARCTPEQYRRRARTA, from the coding sequence ATGGCCCGCAAATACCTCGACATCCCTGCTTTCGAGCAACTCCCCGCTCCGGTGTACTTTCGCTACGACGAATTTGGCGCTGACACCCACAGCGCTGCGCATCGCCACACCTGGGGCCAGCTCAACTACGCGTCCCATGGCGTCATGCACCTGGACGTCGATGGCCAGCGTTTCGTCTCGCCGCCCCATTACGCCGTGTGGGTACCGCCGGGGACCGAGCACGGCTGCTACAACCCGCAGGCCATCGTCTATCGCTCGGTGTACCTGGCCAGCGAGCTGTGTCAGGACCTACCTCGACAGGCCTGCACCCTGGTGATCAGCGACATCCTCAAGGCCATCCTCGGTGATTTCGCCGCGCGCGACCTCACGGTGGCCCAGGATGAACGCGACCTGCGTCTGGTCCAGGTATTGCTCGATCAGTTGCACCTGGCGCCGACCCAGGCTTGCTACCTGCCGTTCGCCCGTGGCGAGGGCCTGCGCCAGGTGCTTGAGGCCTTGCAGGCCGAGCCTGGCGACAATCGTCCTCTGGCCGACTGGGCTGCTCTGGTGCACGTCAGTGAGCGCACCTTGGCGCGCCAGTTCCTGCGTGAGTTGGGGATCAGCTTCGGCGAATGGCGCTTGCGTCTGCGTTTTTTGCGTGCCATCGAGGCACTGGAGGCGGGTCTGTCGATCCAGGCCATCGCCTTCGACCTCGGCTACAGCAGTGCCTCGGCTTTCATCGCCATGTTCCAGCGTCAGGCCCGCTGCACGCCCGAGCAGTACCGCCGCCGGGCGCGCACGGCCTGA
- a CDS encoding DMT family transporter, whose protein sequence is MNYAFPLLAILIWAGNTVVTKLSAGAIFPAEIGFYRWLLAGLLFTPFLLPQVLRNRAAIAPHLGKIFILGVLGMAMYQSLAYFAAGITSATNMGIILSLMPLMSLALAITWLGQRLTFGALFGAAVSFIGVLEVVSAGQPAALLQQGLNSGDLLMLVATFAYALYSFLLKKWQLRLPAMQLLYLQVLVAIIVLLPLFLLSPKTGLNAQNIGLVLYACVLASMVAPRVWMQAVHRLGPSRTTLFFNLLPVVTAVIAAVVLGEHLASYHLYGGLLTLLGVLLAERWTTPLRRLATAPQP, encoded by the coding sequence ATGAATTACGCATTTCCCCTGCTGGCCATCCTCATCTGGGCCGGCAATACAGTGGTCACCAAGCTCTCGGCCGGAGCCATCTTCCCCGCCGAGATCGGCTTCTACCGCTGGCTGCTGGCAGGCCTTCTGTTCACACCGTTCCTGCTGCCCCAGGTCTTGCGCAATCGCGCCGCGATCGCCCCGCACCTGGGCAAGATCTTCATCCTCGGCGTGCTGGGCATGGCCATGTACCAGAGCCTGGCCTACTTCGCAGCCGGCATCACCAGCGCCACCAACATGGGCATCATCCTCTCGTTGATGCCGCTGATGTCCCTGGCACTGGCCATCACCTGGCTCGGCCAGCGCCTGACCTTCGGCGCGCTATTCGGCGCAGCGGTGTCGTTCATCGGCGTACTGGAGGTGGTCTCGGCCGGCCAGCCCGCGGCCCTGTTGCAGCAAGGCCTGAACAGCGGCGACCTGCTGATGCTGGTGGCCACCTTCGCCTACGCGCTGTACAGCTTCCTGCTGAAGAAATGGCAACTGCGCCTGCCCGCGATGCAATTGCTGTACTTGCAAGTGCTGGTGGCGATCATCGTGCTGCTGCCGTTGTTCCTGCTGTCTCCAAAAACTGGGTTGAACGCCCAGAATATCGGCCTGGTGCTGTACGCCTGCGTGCTCGCCTCAATGGTGGCGCCACGGGTCTGGATGCAAGCCGTGCATCGACTGGGGCCAAGCCGCACCACACTGTTCTTCAACTTGCTGCCAGTGGTGACGGCGGTGATCGCCGCCGTGGTGCTGGGCGAACACCTGGCCAGCTATCACCTGTATGGCGGCCTGCTGACATTGCTGGGCGTGCTGTTGGCCGAACGCTGGACCACACCCCTGCGCCGCCTCGCTACAGCCCCGCAGCCTTGA
- a CDS encoding esterase/lipase family protein: MSQELATRYPLVLVPGMLGFVRVLLYPYWFGIVPALRRGGAQVFAVQVSPLHSSELRGEQLLEIIEDICQRTGAARVNLIGHSQDALSARYAAAKRPDRVASVTSVAGPNRGSELADYLERKAPGDSPQGWILKAVLHGVAVLLVWLETGWRRDPLPIDVHASHQSFTSAGVARFNQVYPQGLPTTWGGQGDAEVNGVRYYSWSGTLQPGRTDQGRNRFDGSNRFCRLFARTFEREKGQCDGMVGRYSSHLGQVIGDDYPLDHLDIVNQSLGAVGKDADPVRLFTEHAARLKAAGL, translated from the coding sequence ATGAGCCAGGAACTGGCCACGCGTTACCCGTTGGTGCTGGTGCCGGGCATGCTCGGCTTCGTGCGGGTGCTGCTCTACCCCTACTGGTTCGGCATCGTCCCGGCCTTGCGCCGGGGGGGCGCGCAGGTCTTTGCGGTTCAGGTCTCGCCGCTGCACTCCAGCGAGCTGCGTGGCGAGCAACTGCTGGAGATCATCGAGGACATCTGCCAACGCACCGGGGCTGCGCGGGTCAACCTCATCGGCCATAGCCAGGACGCCCTCAGCGCGCGCTACGCCGCAGCGAAGCGGCCGGACCGAGTCGCTTCGGTGACCTCGGTGGCAGGGCCCAATCGAGGTTCGGAGCTGGCCGATTACCTGGAGCGCAAGGCCCCGGGCGACTCACCCCAGGGGTGGATACTCAAGGCAGTGCTGCACGGCGTGGCAGTGCTGCTGGTCTGGCTGGAAACCGGCTGGCGCCGGGACCCGTTGCCGATCGATGTGCATGCCTCGCACCAGTCTTTCACCAGCGCCGGTGTGGCCCGCTTCAATCAGGTTTATCCACAAGGCCTGCCGACCACCTGGGGCGGGCAGGGCGATGCCGAGGTCAATGGCGTGCGCTACTACTCCTGGTCCGGCACCTTGCAGCCGGGCCGCACCGATCAGGGGCGCAATCGCTTCGACGGCAGCAACCGCTTCTGCCGCTTGTTCGCGCGCACGTTCGAGCGTGAGAAGGGCCAGTGCGACGGCATGGTCGGGCGTTACAGCTCGCATCTTGGTCAGGTGATCGGTGACGACTACCCGCTGGATCACCTGGACATCGTCAATCAGTCCCTCGGTGCGGTGGGCAAGGACGCCGACCCGGTGCGCCTGTTCACTGAGCACGCTGCCCGCCTCAAGGCTGCGGGGCTGTAG
- the osmE gene encoding osmotically-inducible lipoprotein OsmE, giving the protein MYRQTLAILLASAALAACGSHPENPVDYVTYRDEPLVKQVEKGMTMQKVIAIGGSPSNASDLPHGGTCNDYILNRDGHQQPYYVRFDATGHVDAKGFKTCKQREEDREAVPGA; this is encoded by the coding sequence ATGTACAGACAGACCCTGGCCATTCTGTTGGCAAGCGCGGCGCTGGCCGCCTGCGGCAGCCACCCGGAAAACCCGGTGGATTACGTCACCTACCGCGACGAGCCGCTGGTCAAGCAGGTGGAGAAGGGCATGACCATGCAGAAGGTCATCGCCATTGGCGGCAGCCCGTCGAACGCCAGTGACCTGCCCCACGGAGGCACCTGCAACGACTACATCCTCAATCGCGATGGCCACCAGCAGCCCTACTACGTGCGCTTCGACGCCACCGGTCATGTCGATGCCAAGGGCTTCAAGACCTGCAAGCAACGAGAAGAGGACCGCGAGGCCGTCCCCGGCGCCTAA
- a CDS encoding ferritin-like domain-containing protein, producing MNAIELTDVRTLRERARQHVEQGAVTEGYSADRDKILNLLNEALATELVCTLRYKRHYFMASGIKASVAAEEFLEHANQEAEHADKLAERIVQLGGEPDFNPDNLSKRSHAQYVAGSTLKEMVLEDLVAERIAIDSYREIIQYIGEKDPTTRRIFEDILAQEEEHADDMADLLKGL from the coding sequence ATGAACGCTATTGAACTGACCGACGTCCGGACCCTGCGCGAGCGTGCCCGACAACATGTCGAGCAAGGCGCCGTGACCGAAGGCTACAGCGCCGACCGGGACAAGATTCTGAACCTGCTCAACGAGGCCTTGGCCACGGAGCTGGTCTGCACCCTGCGCTACAAGCGCCACTACTTCATGGCCAGCGGCATCAAGGCCAGCGTCGCCGCCGAGGAGTTCCTCGAGCACGCCAACCAGGAGGCCGAACATGCCGACAAACTCGCCGAGCGGATCGTCCAGTTGGGCGGGGAGCCGGACTTCAACCCTGACAACCTGAGCAAACGCTCCCACGCCCAGTACGTGGCCGGTAGCACACTCAAGGAAATGGTGCTGGAAGACCTGGTGGCCGAGCGCATCGCCATCGACAGCTACCGCGAGATCATCCAGTACATCGGCGAGAAGGACCCGACCACCCGGCGCATCTTCGAGGACATCCTGGCCCAGGAAGAAGAACACGCCGATGACATGGCGGACCTTTTGAAAGGGTTGTAA
- a CDS encoding AsmA family protein, with protein sequence MTRPFRILTWILTSLLTLLAILVVIIATFDWNRVKPLLNEKVSEALHRPFAINGNLAVQWHREPSEGGWRAWVPWPHFVAEDLTLGNPEWLESPRMVGLERVTFRLSPVPLLFQQIVIPRIDLTKPSASLTRLADGRANWTFDLGPKDETAEPSPWVLDIGAIGFDQGNVSFDDQTLKTRMKVQIDPLGKPIPFSEIVGKARADKAGVAQDYAFGLKAQGTYKGQPVSGTGKIGGLLALQDARQPFPLQADARIGDTRVALAGTLTDPRNLGALDLRLRLSGNSLGNLYPLTGVTLPDTPAYATDGHLTANLHDPQGARFRYEGFNGKIGDSDIHGDLTFIASQPRPKLSGNLVSEQLLFKDLAPLIGADSNAEQKARGGASKQPTGKVLPVEAFRTERWRAMDADVTFSGKRIVHSEQLPFKDLSAHVVLEDGLLRLEPLRFGVAGGNLNANIRLDGRSVPLQGRARLSARGFKLKQLFPSFAPMQTSFGELNGDADLSGRGNSVAALLGTSNGDLSLLINDGAISRSLMEIAGLNVGNYVIGKLFGDEEVKINCAAANVGIKDGLATTRLFVFDTENAIIYINGTANFATEQLDLKITPESKGLRLFSLRSPLYVRGPFAKPSAGVQAVPLALRGAGMVALGVAMGPAAGLLALIAPGGDVPNQCTPLLEQMKAGKAPSAVKGKKK encoded by the coding sequence ATGACGCGTCCCTTTCGCATCCTTACCTGGATCTTGACCAGCCTGCTGACCCTGTTGGCGATACTGGTGGTGATAATCGCCACGTTCGACTGGAACCGCGTCAAGCCGCTGCTCAACGAGAAGGTCTCCGAAGCCCTGCACCGCCCCTTCGCGATCAACGGCAACCTGGCCGTGCAATGGCACCGTGAGCCTTCAGAGGGCGGTTGGCGCGCGTGGGTGCCCTGGCCGCATTTCGTGGCCGAGGACCTGACCCTCGGCAACCCCGAGTGGCTCGAGTCACCGCGCATGGTAGGGCTCGAGCGCGTGACGTTTCGGCTTTCGCCGGTACCGTTGCTGTTCCAGCAGATCGTCATCCCGCGCATTGACCTCACCAAGCCCTCTGCCAGCCTGACGCGTCTGGCCGATGGTCGGGCCAACTGGACCTTCGATCTGGGGCCCAAGGATGAAACCGCCGAGCCCTCGCCTTGGGTGTTGGACATCGGCGCCATCGGCTTCGACCAAGGCAATGTCAGTTTCGATGACCAGACCCTGAAAACCCGCATGAAGGTACAGATAGACCCTCTGGGCAAGCCGATCCCCTTCAGCGAGATCGTCGGCAAGGCCCGTGCCGACAAGGCCGGCGTAGCCCAGGATTACGCCTTCGGCCTCAAGGCCCAAGGCACCTACAAAGGCCAGCCAGTGTCCGGCACTGGCAAGATCGGCGGGCTGCTGGCCTTGCAGGATGCCCGCCAGCCGTTTCCACTCCAGGCCGACGCGCGCATCGGCGACACCCGCGTGGCGCTCGCCGGCACCCTCACCGACCCGCGCAACCTGGGCGCCCTCGATTTGCGCCTGCGGTTGTCCGGCAACAGCCTGGGCAATCTCTACCCCCTCACCGGCGTGACCCTGCCCGACACACCGGCCTACGCCACCGACGGCCACCTCACCGCCAATTTGCACGATCCCCAGGGCGCGCGGTTTCGCTATGAAGGCTTCAACGGCAAGATCGGCGACAGCGATATTCATGGCGACTTGACGTTCATCGCCAGCCAGCCGCGGCCCAAACTCTCCGGAAACCTGGTCTCCGAGCAGTTGTTGTTCAAGGATCTGGCGCCGTTGATCGGCGCCGACTCCAACGCCGAGCAGAAGGCCCGAGGTGGCGCCAGCAAGCAGCCCACGGGCAAGGTGCTGCCGGTGGAGGCGTTTCGTACCGAGCGCTGGCGCGCCATGGACGCGGACGTCACCTTCAGCGGCAAGCGCATCGTGCACAGTGAGCAACTGCCCTTCAAGGACCTCTCGGCCCACGTCGTGCTGGAAGACGGCTTGCTGCGCCTGGAGCCCCTGCGCTTTGGCGTGGCGGGCGGCAATCTGAACGCCAACATACGTCTGGATGGGCGCAGCGTGCCACTGCAGGGGCGGGCGCGGCTGAGCGCTCGTGGCTTCAAGCTCAAGCAGCTGTTCCCAAGCTTTGCGCCCATGCAGACCAGTTTCGGCGAGCTCAATGGCGATGCCGATCTCAGCGGTCGCGGCAACTCGGTGGCGGCCTTGCTGGGCACCTCCAACGGTGACCTGAGCCTGTTGATCAACGATGGCGCCATCAGCCGCAGCCTGATGGAAATCGCCGGGCTCAACGTGGGCAATTACGTGATCGGCAAGCTGTTCGGCGACGAGGAAGTGAAGATCAACTGCGCGGCGGCCAACGTGGGGATCAAGGATGGGCTGGCGACCACGCGTCTGTTCGTCTTCGACACCGAGAACGCGATCATCTACATCAACGGCACGGCGAATTTTGCCACGGAGCAACTGGACCTGAAGATCACCCCCGAATCCAAAGGCCTGCGCCTGTTCTCTTTGCGCTCGCCGCTGTATGTGCGGGGGCCGTTCGCCAAGCCCAGTGCTGGGGTGCAGGCGGTGCCGCTGGCGTTACGCGGGGCCGGCATGGTCGCTTTGGGCGTGGCCATGGGGCCGGCGGCCGGGCTGCTGGCGCTGATCGCGCCGGGAGGCGATGTACCGAACCAGTGCACACCGCTGCTCGAACAGATGAAGGCAGGCAAGGCGCCGAGCGCGGTGAAGGGCAAGAAAAAATGA
- a CDS encoding phage infection protein — MKRHLLLSLTLTALAANAFALPAAEQHLTAESRSSAATVAQPLNTLAEGGSDRLIERNNRVAEGGSDRLIERNNRVAEGGSDRLIERNNRVAEGGSDRLIERNNRVAEGGSDRLIERNNRVAEGGSDRLIERNNRVAEGGSDRLVELGHMG; from the coding sequence ATGAAACGCCATCTGCTGCTGAGCCTGACCCTGACAGCCCTCGCCGCCAACGCCTTCGCCTTGCCGGCTGCCGAACAACACCTGACGGCTGAATCCCGGTCCAGCGCTGCCACCGTCGCCCAGCCACTGAACACCCTGGCAGAAGGCGGCTCCGATCGCCTGATCGAACGCAACAACCGCGTTGCCGAGGGTGGCTCCGATCGTCTGATCGAGCGTAACAACCGCGTCGCCGAAGGTGGCTCCGATCGTCTGATCGAGCGTAACAACCGCGTCGCCGAAGGTGGCTCCGATCGCCTGATCGAACGTAACAACCGCGTCGCCGAAGGTGGCTCCGATCGCCTGATCGAACGCAACAACCGCGTCGCTGAAGGTGGCTCCGATCGTCTGATCGAACGCAACAACCGCGTCGCCGAAGGGGGCTCTGATCGCCTGGTAGAACTTGGCCACATGGGCTGA
- a CDS encoding TetR family transcriptional regulator — MLPRAEQKLQTRQALLDAACQLMESGRGFGSISLREVAKAAGIVPTGFYRHFTDMDALGLALVAEVDATFRQTIRIVRHNEFELGGITDASVRIFLDVVAAHRAQFLFLAREQYGGSQAVRQAIAQLRQAISADLATDLARMPRWQHLDSAALAVMADLVVKTVFATLPELIDSPDADSPQALTPQEKITQQLRFIFVGARHWQGLGNPG; from the coding sequence ATGCTGCCGCGCGCCGAACAGAAGCTACAGACACGCCAGGCCCTGCTCGATGCCGCCTGCCAACTCATGGAGAGTGGCCGGGGTTTCGGCAGCATCAGCTTGCGCGAGGTAGCCAAGGCGGCGGGCATCGTCCCCACCGGTTTCTACCGCCACTTCACCGACATGGACGCCCTGGGCCTGGCCCTTGTGGCGGAAGTCGATGCGACGTTCCGCCAGACCATCCGGATCGTGCGGCACAATGAGTTCGAACTGGGAGGCATCACCGACGCTTCGGTGCGGATCTTCCTGGATGTAGTGGCTGCCCACCGGGCGCAGTTCCTCTTTCTGGCCCGCGAGCAGTATGGGGGGTCCCAAGCCGTGCGCCAGGCCATCGCCCAACTGCGTCAAGCCATCAGCGCGGATCTGGCCACCGACCTGGCCCGCATGCCGCGGTGGCAGCATCTGGACAGCGCCGCCCTGGCGGTGATGGCCGATCTGGTGGTCAAGACCGTGTTCGCCACCCTTCCAGAGCTGATCGACAGCCCTGATGCCGATAGTCCACAAGCCTTGACCCCGCAGGAAAAAATCACCCAGCAGTTGCGCTTCATCTTCGTGGGCGCACGGCACTGGCAGGGCTTGGGAAACCCCGGCTGA
- a CDS encoding AGE family epimerase/isomerase yields MSDPRPTLPELARFNQHFADCIVPLWQGPGWNAELALPFEALDGEHRPMPVQRYRAMACARQLYLFSRCIEQPGAAERAAALFRSLQRHFHDPENGGWFYSIDAHGQPLDRRKDLYTHAFIVFACAHYWGKVREGLVESALNAALDIVGERFARDDGLYEASLGEDWSDLGCGPLQNPQMHLAEAFLQTLAVRDDDAVEHALLSLCEALQTHFVDPVHGLMLEKPRGAVDNWFEPGHQFEWFYLLDTSALLRGTPLHASIDRAFVYAEQCGVKDSAVLAMLDVDGKVIDSTQRIWAQAEYLRALALRPGNEAKLLMQLRALEGRFLHAGGWHECRDGEGEISRHDMPSTTPYHLATCLEGLQAATADNISLC; encoded by the coding sequence ATGTCCGACCCCCGCCCCACCCTGCCCGAACTGGCTCGCTTCAACCAGCACTTCGCCGACTGCATCGTGCCGCTGTGGCAAGGCCCAGGCTGGAACGCCGAACTCGCCCTGCCCTTCGAGGCCCTCGATGGCGAACACCGGCCCATGCCGGTGCAGCGCTACCGCGCCATGGCCTGCGCCCGGCAGTTGTACCTGTTCAGCCGCTGTATCGAGCAACCGGGCGCGGCAGAGCGGGCGGCGGCGTTGTTCCGTTCACTGCAACGGCATTTCCACGATCCCGAAAATGGCGGCTGGTTCTATAGCATCGATGCCCACGGGCAACCGCTGGACCGGCGCAAGGACCTCTACACCCATGCCTTCATCGTCTTCGCCTGCGCCCATTACTGGGGCAAGGTACGTGAAGGGCTGGTGGAGTCCGCGCTCAATGCCGCGCTGGACATCGTCGGCGAGCGTTTCGCCCGCGATGACGGGCTGTACGAAGCCAGCCTGGGCGAAGATTGGTCGGACTTGGGCTGCGGGCCGTTACAGAACCCCCAGATGCACTTGGCCGAAGCCTTCCTGCAGACCCTGGCGGTGCGCGACGACGACGCTGTCGAGCACGCCTTGTTGTCACTGTGCGAAGCGCTACAAACGCACTTCGTCGACCCCGTTCACGGGTTGATGCTAGAGAAACCGCGCGGGGCTGTGGATAACTGGTTCGAGCCAGGCCATCAGTTCGAATGGTTCTATCTGCTCGACACCTCGGCGCTGCTGCGCGGCACCCCGTTGCATGCGTCCATCGACCGCGCATTCGTATATGCCGAGCAATGCGGCGTGAAAGATTCGGCCGTGCTGGCCATGCTGGATGTGGACGGCAAGGTGATCGACTCTACCCAGCGCATCTGGGCCCAGGCGGAATACCTGCGAGCACTGGCGTTGCGTCCAGGGAACGAGGCGAAGTTGCTGATGCAGCTACGTGCGCTGGAGGGGCGCTTCCTGCATGCCGGTGGCTGGCACGAATGCCGCGATGGCGAAGGCGAAATCAGCCGACATGACATGCCGTCCACCACGCCCTATCACTTGGCAACCTGTCTGGAAGGCCTACAGGCCGCCACGGCAGACAACATTTCCCTCTGCTGA
- a CDS encoding SDR family oxidoreductase produces MTSTVFITGATSGFGEATARRFAEAGWKLVLTGRREERLDALCAELSAKTEVHGLVVDVRDRKAMEQAIANLPPAFDKLQGLVNNAGLALGASPAQDCDLDDWETMVDTNIKGLMYTTRLLLPRLIAHGRGASILNVGSVAGNYPYPGSHVYGGTKAFVGQFSLSLRCDLRGTGVRVSNIEPGLCESEFSLVRFGGDQARYDATYAGAEAIQPQDIAETIFWILNQPAHININSLELMPVSQDWAGFSVHRASKG; encoded by the coding sequence ATGACATCCACCGTATTCATCACTGGCGCGACATCTGGCTTCGGTGAAGCCACTGCCCGCCGTTTCGCTGAGGCAGGTTGGAAGCTGGTGCTCACTGGCCGGCGCGAGGAGCGCCTGGACGCCCTGTGTGCCGAGTTGTCGGCCAAGACCGAAGTGCACGGCCTGGTGGTCGATGTGCGCGATCGCAAGGCCATGGAACAGGCGATTGCCAACCTGCCGCCAGCGTTCGACAAGCTCCAGGGCCTGGTCAACAACGCGGGTCTCGCCCTGGGCGCATCGCCTGCGCAGGACTGTGACCTGGATGATTGGGAAACCATGGTCGACACCAACATCAAGGGTTTGATGTATACCACCCGGTTGTTGCTGCCGCGCCTGATTGCCCATGGCCGTGGGGCGAGCATCCTCAATGTCGGTTCGGTTGCGGGTAACTATCCTTATCCGGGCAGTCACGTGTATGGCGGCACCAAGGCTTTCGTCGGGCAGTTTTCATTGAGTCTGCGCTGCGACCTTCGCGGCACTGGCGTGCGTGTCAGCAACATCGAGCCGGGGTTGTGCGAGAGCGAGTTCTCGCTGGTGCGCTTCGGGGGGGATCAGGCGCGCTATGACGCCACCTATGCTGGCGCCGAAGCGATCCAGCCGCAGGACATCGCCGAGACGATCTTCTGGATCCTCAACCAGCCGGCACACATCAACATCAACAGCCTTGAATTGATGCCGGTGAGCCAGGACTGGGCCGGCTTTTCGGTACACCGCGCGAGCAAGGGCTGA
- a CDS encoding ABC transporter ATP-binding protein produces the protein MSAPILELKDLDVFYGPIQALKKVSMHINEGETVSLIGANGAGKSTLLMSIFGQPRAASGQIVYRGTDITRKSSHYIASNGIAQSPEGRRVFPDMTVEENLMMGTIPIGDKHADEDMQRMYELFPRLKERRNQRAMTMSGGEQQMLAIARALMSRPKLLLLDEPSLGLAPIVVKQIFSTLRELAKTGMTIFLVEQNANHALKLSDRAYVMVNGQIRMSGTGQELLVNEEVRNAYLGGH, from the coding sequence ATGAGTGCACCCATTCTCGAACTCAAGGACCTGGACGTGTTCTACGGGCCGATCCAGGCGCTGAAGAAAGTCAGCATGCACATCAATGAAGGCGAGACGGTGAGCTTGATCGGTGCCAACGGTGCCGGCAAGTCGACCCTGCTGATGTCGATCTTCGGCCAGCCCCGGGCTGCGTCCGGGCAGATCGTCTATCGGGGTACCGACATCACCCGCAAGTCGTCGCACTACATCGCCTCCAATGGCATTGCCCAGTCGCCGGAAGGGCGTCGGGTGTTCCCCGACATGACCGTCGAGGAGAACCTGATGATGGGGACCATCCCGATTGGCGACAAGCATGCCGATGAAGACATGCAGCGCATGTACGAGTTGTTCCCGCGGCTCAAGGAGCGCCGTAACCAGCGCGCCATGACCATGTCCGGTGGCGAGCAGCAAATGCTCGCCATCGCCCGGGCCTTGATGAGCCGTCCCAAGCTGCTGCTGCTCGACGAGCCGTCGCTGGGCTTGGCTCCGATCGTGGTCAAGCAGATCTTCTCGACCTTGCGCGAGCTGGCCAAGACGGGGATGACCATCTTCCTGGTAGAGCAGAACGCCAACCACGCATTGAAGCTCTCCGACAGGGCCTATGTGATGGTCAACGGGCAGATCCGCATGAGCGGGACCGGCCAAGAGCTGTTGGTCAACGAGGAAGTGCGCAACGCCTACCTCGGCGGACACTGA